In Blautia sp. SC05B48, a single genomic region encodes these proteins:
- a CDS encoding ParB N-terminal domain-containing protein, with protein sequence MKANAPKRKVFQDALDLLAEDPVKDTPVAVNGIVSIPVEEIHPFHDHPFRLYEGDRLEDMVQSIREHGVLNPVIVRKAARGYEMLAGHNRTNAAKIAGLTEVPAIVKTDLSDEDAYVYVIETNLLQRSFAELLPSEKAAVLVARYEKISSQGKRNDIR encoded by the coding sequence ATGAAAGCTAATGCACCAAAAAGAAAAGTATTTCAGGACGCACTGGATCTTCTTGCTGAGGATCCGGTGAAGGATACGCCAGTGGCTGTGAATGGGATTGTTTCTATTCCTGTTGAGGAAATCCATCCGTTTCATGATCATCCATTCCGGCTGTATGAGGGAGACCGCCTCGAAGATATGGTACAGAGCATCAGGGAGCATGGTGTGCTGAATCCGGTGATCGTGAGGAAGGCTGCAAGGGGATATGAGATGCTTGCAGGGCATAACAGAACCAATGCGGCAAAGATAGCAGGATTGACGGAGGTGCCGGCGATAGTGAAGACGGATCTGTCTGATGAGGATGCTTATGTGTACGTGATCGAGACAAACCTGTTGCAGAGATCCTTTGCGGAACTGCTTCCATCAGAGAAGGCGGCAGTGCTGGTGGCACGTTATGAAAAAATAAGCAGTCAGGGGAAACGGAATGATATCCGGTAG